The DNA window AGTACAACTCTTTGTAGGTAGTGGTGACCTAGAAACGGCTCAATTTAAGACACAACAGCTCAAAAATAGCTAAGCTTAAATTCACTATAATTACGGAGTGTAATTGGCATGCTCACATTATAGACCTCATGCTCTTAAAACAGGAGATTCCTAAAAGGTTCTTGGTTTGGAAGTTTGGGTCTAGATAGAGGACACCAACAATCAGTTCAACATACTGATatataaactgaaaataaattcattcatttattttatggaACTGCTTTTTCGAAtccagagcctatccagaatcactgggtgcacaACAGGGacaccagttcatcacagggcaatATGCACTCACTTAATCACTCACATCCAGCCAatcacagccaatccacctgtttTTGGATTgcgaaagaaaaaaaaatacctgtaggatatccacacagacactcggagaacacaacaaactcctcacaaactgaCCTGAGACAgtaacccacaaccccagaaaccTGGAGCTGTAACGCTTtcaatatataaacacagactCCTGTATAAATACCTTTAGGTAGTTTCCCACTGTCCGTGGAGGATATAACCACTTTTATtgcttttaaaatataacaGCCAGAAAGATTGTACATGTTTTACCACAAATGGGACTTTTAGCATATTACATGTTGTTATTTGACCTAGCAAGCCCAAACCTTTCCATGTTTTCCTCCATGGACTGTGTGAAGCTACCCAGAGGTCTTCATAGAGGAGTCTACATCCCTCATTCAAGTTCAGAAAGAGATCTTTGCAGGATCGGAACGAGCATCACATTTCACTGGAGTTTATTCACAGCAAACAGATCAATAGCACTTAGCAGTTCCACAGTAAATACAAGAACTAAACATGCACTTAGTCTCtctttcgttctctctctcacctgcttTCTCTGTACAAAAATGACCAGACCTTGCTGTCATTAGCTGCATTGCATTAGTGTCTTGATTTAGGACCATGATTCACGGTAAGTGCTCATAAATATTAAAGTACACATACATTAGCATCATGTCAGGATGGACTTTTAATAACCACTTTTCCTGTAAACTAGaatcatataaaataaatatataaatatatatataataataaaaaataataaaaataaataaataaaatctatcAACCAAAACAGACATTCACGTTTcgttaaaataaaaacatttacaaaatgtttgtaaacagatGTATGCAAAACATCCTCCACACTGAAGAAATTAAAAATGGCACATCTATGCAAATGTTCATTTACAATTGTATTTTTAACTAAACATATGCCATTTAGCTTCGGATGTGAGTGGacataaaataatcattatatCTGCATAAGGAGAACTTGTAAGAACTATCTTTACATTTAATGTCATTACCATTAgcacaacaaaagaaaaaaaaaacatattagcTAAACTAgcattaaacataaacaaatgcaattTTGAATTAAGAGATTTTCTGAATTACCTGTAGACAGGCGACACCTATCCCTACAGCTCCAATGATAAGAAGGTGATCAGCAAGGAATTGCTCCAGTTTAGTGATACATCCGCCCTGTAAAAGACACCAAGACTTTAACCTGCATATAGCTACAgacaatgtgtgtttgtgttggtctttgTGCTGGTCTGTAGCTGGCACGATAGCGGGTTTCCTTGGTGCTCTATATCTACTCTACTTTTGTGTGTACAAGTATTTTCTGCAAGCTTGGCAGTGCATTTGCTTTTAAGTCTGTGCGAAGAAGGCCCTGCTAAGATGCTCCCTCCTGCATTTACCAGATAAAGGCTATCTCATTCTCACTCCAGGGAGCTTTCCCCTTCAAATCACTGGCAGAACATGGCTTCTGTACATAAGAGGTACTTTGTACTTTTATGCTCCTCTTGTCGTTCTGACTAAATTATAGATGACATTCTCCATTCAAAGCACACATGACTGAGAGCAGAACGGGCACATTTATGCAATGTGTGAGAACACTCCAGACATTGGTAGGAATTTAATATTaacccaaacaaaaaaaaaaaaaaatgatgagaTATCTGCAAAAATACTGAGTTGTGATTCTTTatccaaatataaataaatctggCCTTATTTGAGTTAAATTTTGATAAAGCTGGATATATTCAAACCAAAACATTTAACTATTAGCATAAattattgttataattattaatataataaaatcaatATCAGTTTATTAACAGAATAATCCCAATACTAATATTCTGTCAATATTGTGCAGTTTTAATGAAGTTATACTTCTGGGAAATTCTACTTGTGTAACTAATGAAGTTTTTGCAAGGTTTATGCATGGAAGGAAATCTCTGCACTCCAGCTGGGGTTAATCCTAGCATCAACACCTTCCTCTTAGGCCCTTGGGGCCACTATAACGTTAACACAACACCTGCTAGAATTACAGCCGAAGCTTCCTAATCCAAAGCACTCCCTGGTGATGTATTAAGTCTTGCATTAAGTTAGAGCAGGGATATCCAAGTTTCAGTCATGTAACAGCAGTTCAGATGGACTGTTTTCCCTCATTTAATAACTTGAGATTTCATGGAAATAAGAATAGAATTCACATTCAACACCCAcctccactttgtagatgttgGAAGGGTGATCTCTATATCCACATTGTGGAGTTATGGTCTTACAGCAGCTGTCGGGAACCACCCTTTTCTTCGCTTCTGGGGACAGGATGTACACACTGCTCTGCCAGTCGAAAGAGTTGTTGCTCCCACAGCACTTGAACTGAATAGTaaatgggagggggggggggtcatgtTTGTGCATTGCAAATAACAAAGGGGCCCAGCAATATAAAAGAACGTTAATTGAAAAACTACCtttagtgtgttttattttatatgttataCCAAATTGATGATCTCACCAAAGACATGTTTTATGTCCAAAAATGTgcttatttacttttacactaAATCAGTATACATCTATAAACCAAAGCCTACAATGCAGTACAGTGAGATAATCTGGAAAGAACAAAAAGGCCTAGTGTGTAGTAGACAATCATAAACCTTGGGATTTGAGCAATGTAACCGTGTTCTGATGAAGCACCCTACAATACATTTTGTATCATAAAACATGAGTTCCTGATCAggatctagtgtaaagcctagTTAAACTGTAGAACAGAAGAGGCTTTGATTCCAACAAAGGGGAAAAACTCCCAGTTAATAATGTTCTACTATCAAAATCATTTTGGACAACAATAATGAGTGCTTTTTATAAATGTTGTAACAGCAATCCAGAACCCTTGAGCTTGTCTGTGATTGTTCTTATTTTAACTGTTCGTATGCCACACAGTTGTTGGTGTCTCAGAAGCAAGTTTATTTGGATTTACGTAATAAAAATAGGTGTGACGCGAGGCAAGAATGTGATTTGAAAAGTAGATTTTTCTCCAAATTACTACATTAAACCTCTTTTGGgcccagttttgtttttttgtttttttttttatatctagaGCGGTTCGTTTCAGAGAGCTGCTGAGACTGCAGATTCTCTTACATCCTGCTGCAGTCGATCCACTGCCTGAGTGATGCCCTCCTTCCCTGGCTGAGCATAGTTCTTTGTCATCGTCTCACTCAGGTGCTGCTTCAGTTCCTCGCTCAACTGAAGAAGATAAAAAAGGTTgcagtataaaatataaatgcagGGAGAGCAAGGGATTCATATTAAGATAGAAAAACAGAGTGGGAACAGAAGGGTGAGAGACAGTCAAGAGGTGTAGGAGAGTGTGAGAGCGAGAAAGACTGTGATGAAGCTGTCATATCTCTTAAATAGATCTTATCACAGCAGCTAGTGCACTTTTCACTAAGTGTGGAAAAGCATAGCACTCTGCTCTCTTAAAGCCCTGCCATGTGGAACAGTGAGCCTAGAATTAAAGGTCCTGCAAGAAGCCTGTAGAAGacttgaaataataataataataataataataataataaatacataatgaaTATGAAAATACTCAGTTAAGGacttattttaacttttttgtattttaagttAAATCTCCGCATTTATTTTAACTGTCATTTCTGTTGGAGCAAAATTTGAATTAAATGGCAAAATCATAATTAACTAGGAAATAATGTGGAAGAATTTGATAGAAAGCACCTCATGTAAAATGacctttcactcactcacatataacCAAATAGTTCACAAATGGGCCTTGCTCTTATTTTATACAGTTTCTATCACTGACATTATcaaattcatcattcattcatttattatctgtaaccgcttatccagttcagggtcgcggtggatccagagcctacctggaatcattgggcgcaaggcaggaatacaccctggagggggcgccagtccttcacagggcaacacacacacacacacactcgcacctacggacacttttgattcgccaatccacctaccaacgtgtgtttttggactgtgggaagaaaccggagcacccggaggaaacccacatggacacggggagaacacaccaactcctcacagacagtcacccggagcgggaatcgaacccacaacctccaggtccctggagctgtgtgactgtgacactagctgctgcgccactgtgccgcctatcaaattctgtttaaaaaaaaaaaaaaaaaaaagttttcagTTTCTGGCCAAAGAGACATTCAGGATATTTGAGTGGTGAAGCTCTGAGATTAGCAGGTACAGTGTGGCATGTGAAAGCCCTGTTCCTGATGTATTTTGAAGTTTAAATGTGTTGGACTTGGGTTCTCCATTGAGGTTCTCCCATTCTTTTTAACAAATTGTATCGCTTTTTAAATAACCTTTCCTTTCATTACCTATTAAAAGTTTACATGCTGCAGTAACCCACTCAGCTTGTTGACAGATTTAGCACCATGTCCACAAGGCCCACGCTTGAAAATAACGGATGTGTGGGAAATAAACAGCAAATTGGTGAAGGAAAGAACAGTTTAGTGAAGCCATActtatttgtaatatatttgcaattatgtttaaaattgctatcataaaaataaaaccttgtgggtattttcatcatttttcaCATAATTGAAAAAAATCTACCCTTAGCATTGTGTCAAATTTGTAAAAGCCAACACTCAAATATTATCTGGTCATTAGCAGTCTCATGGTCAGAAATGGAGTAGTTAActgacccccaccccccccccaaaaaaaaatgcatgacaTCTGATGTAAATACACATGTATACATTGCACAGAGAATGAAAACAGCCCTCATAAAATGGCCAGGGAATGGAAACTGAAGGATGGTGATTCTCATATAGTGAACTGCGAGGATACACAGATCAATTATAAAATCAAGACCGCTtccttttttctacactcactgtccattctcccagcttcactgatcacacaggagcactgtagtccatctattgctctacacaaattgtttgccccctttcaccctgttccttgatggtcaggaccaccacagagcagggataatttgggtggtgtatCATTCGGTAATGACACTGACAAAgtggtgttttgtgtgtgttgtgtgtgtgttgtgcactgatacaagtggattagacacagcaggcttgctggagtttttaaagccctcggTGTCACTGCTGAATGAGAATAGTTAATTGGTGTATATATGCTCTAAAATGTGTGAAATATTGccatgacagtgtgtgtttgatgtcagTGCAGTGCAGTATTTGCCATGACAGTGTGTTATTTATGTCTGATGGCTCACCTTCTGATAATACACATATGCCAGAATTCCTGCCACAAGTTCAATGAGGAATATCAGCAGCAAACAGGAAAAGTACTACAGGGCGAcagaaacaaaaaattaaacattcatAAGTATCACAAGCTCCTATTGCACACAAACTGTTACATTTACCTCACTGTAATGACTCTTCCAACATACACAACAAGCATGGaaaattttacacacactcagttgTGTAATATAAAGAAAATTAGCTGTTTACACAAAATCAAATAATTCAAGccggaaagaaaagaaaggccTGAAAAAGGAATATGAAAAAGACAAAGTGACATTCTTCTAGAAAAAGTATGAACTACAGCTAATTCATCATGATTTACTAGAGAATACGAAAAGGtggagacaaacagagagagagagagacagagagacagagagacagagaaacacaacagTGTGATAACAGCCTATGGCCTGCCTTTGGAAATGACAGCTTAATGTTTTTTAAGGTGAGGGCAAATTTTTGTGCCACTTAAAATGCATAGAGTTTATAACAGGAAGTCAAGACATTTCAGCCACAAAACACAATATGGGAAGTACTTAATGCCTATTTTGActgaaaattatataaataactcTGACTCTAGCATATAACTGAATATATTACTCTCATAGCAGTTACCGAATAACTGGCAGTAGTTACTAATTAACTCAGGTTGTTAAAgtcttaaattaatattttacctAAGgttatttaaactttatttacacacaaaactagcccaagaacagaacaaggTTACTGTTCCAACTTCTAATGAACATACGTATTGTAAAACTTAAGAATATCTCGTCATCTCTTTGGTTCCTATCATTGTCATCGCCAACTTTTtggatttatttgattttacacCATGTATTGGAACATCTCTGTGAATATCTGATTGAATTCAGCTACATAAAATTTTAGTATGGTCAAgtattgatgttggatgagtGACAATCACCCATTAAACTATTCCCAAAGGTATTAGACATTCCATCACtctcattaaataaatacaataaaataataatagtaataattattAACTTTTTTATATAAGGTTTATTCAGTTCTTtacagaaattatttaaaacaaaaactataaaataagTAATGTAAAGCTATTAAAGTCATAAATTCATATCTTGTATAATATCCACTTTCAGTTCCTTCCTAGGTATCAAAACATATAATGCCTTTTTTATATAAAGCAATATTGACTCCTGTTAATAGTGGTTTCTTAGTGCATTAGCATTTGGGattcaattatatttatatgctGAATCCTTTAATATTGACAGACTCTTACCTGCATTTCTCTTACAATGTAAATCTCTAAACTGAGCTGAACGACCTCAAGCACAATTTTGCTGGCTTGGGTTACAGTACGTGtgaaagtttgtggacacccactcacacaatgttacttctgaaattaaatatatttaaaaggagTTTGTCCAGTTTTTGATGCAGAAACAGCTTGTAGTCTTTAGTGAAGGATTTATTGTTAATATTCACTATCAGTATATTAATACTTTAAATGTAACACTACTTTGAGGATTTCATTGCATTTAATCAAAAACTTAAGGCACAACTTCTATAGCACTTTAACTGAATATTCCGGATATTTCTGTTGCAGTGCAATCTCTATTTGTGGCTTTATTTTAGGCAATGATTTTGGGGCTTGAATGATTTCATCTTTTAgttctgaatgtttttttttctgtgcaacAAACATCAACAAAGTATTTTGAcaccttttttttattagatCAGTGGCATGTTTCACCCAGAAACAGGATTCAAAGACTAATATTTAAGAAAACAAGGAGACGTAGGACTGAGAAAAGAATCAGGACTTTTGTTATTTCCTCACTCTGTATTATTAGATACAAGCTAATCAGCCTCTTACTGTAACTATGTGTGTTACTCCCATgggaaagaacacacacacacagacataaacacGTTAATTTGACATTGCATAAGCACCTTCACTATCATTAACTCTCACCTGCACTATCATTAAGTGTTTGTGTctatgtttgtctgtgtgtgtgcttgtcttTGTTCTTCCCGCTGGGAGTAATATTTATATAGTTGTGGTAAGAGGTTAATTAGCTTGTTTCTAACGTGCAGCTCAGATATCTAACAGAGCTCActcaaacacgcacacacacaacataaatgaacagaaaataaataaaagaaaattaaaacaaaaaagcaagGAGGCTATACTAATTATATGAAAAAGAGTGGTGTAACTGATGTGTAAGgacagaaagaaacaaaggCGATTTCAGGACAACAGTCAGCttacacacacgcattcacacacacacacatgcaaggCTAATTAAGTCAGCTTGTCAACCAGGTTGGAGACAAAGGCTTTACAAAGGGGATAGCAAACCGTAGGCCAATCAAACAGCAGTACAGCTGCTGGCTGTGTTCTGACCGTGGCAAAAGTGTGTCTGTGGCCCTAAatgcataaaaacaaaagtgtgtgtgtgtgtgtgtgtgtatttatgattAGATGTAAATCAAGGACAGTAGTTCCCTTATGTAAGGGGAATACTAAACGTGCCTCTCACTAAATGACATTCAGATCACCCTTCTCTGAAGATAATGGTGCTGCTTCCATAAATCACTCTCACCTAAACATGGcaaaacaaacccacaaacacaaaagaGAGCCAGAAACACTCAGAAGTGGTGCCCTACCTTTTCCTGAGTGTCATGCATCACAGTGAAGGCTGGCTATAAATAGCACAGCTGCAGTGGGAGTCACAACCTTGTTCCTTtgtctgtccctccctctcattctttctcactctctttattactttctgattctctctctctctctctctctctctctctctctctctctctctctctctctctctctctctctctctctctctctctctctctcaagcagATGTCCTTAATCTCATCTGTCAGGGCAGATGAGATACTGGATTGCAGACAGTGACTGGCCAGCCCATCAGAAGAGGGACAGGAAACTCTTCCTAAaccagaagcttttaaattataCCCATTAAAATATCCATTAAATATAATATGgccattaatatatatataaaacgaATGATCAGTGATCATTTTTAAAGTATTCAGTGAAGTTTTAAAGTATCTCAAGCGCAGGAGTGACCGATGAAATAAAGATGGAATGATcaatggattaggaacacctaccttgtatctacagtcattgtacattttatcggttccactgaccatacagcagcactttgtagttctacccAGGGATGGGCGATATCTACATTTAACATAACGTCAAAccttctcaaaatattaacatggtaTACAGTATTACTGTGGACTGGGGGGTGAGATTGTACACTGTTGGGCTGTGTGAGCTTCATGAGAAAGCAAACTTAAGTGACTGgtaatatacagaaatatttgaaaataagatggttctacactgtttagaatcATAGCTGGtcagctaacaggcacttgtggtttagcacacttAAGCAGAAGGTTTTGTGAACTGAggttcaaaacacacatttaccagataaagcctcatacctgtgagcatAAAGTCACGTGAAGCGTCTTCTGAGTACTTTGACTTTTTACAGCTTCATTCCACTCTCTTTTATCTCAAACTTAGCATTAAACTCACAACTGCtttgggctactgggcttgtgtttttttccctacCCATTTTCAgattgtgacatcaccagtcagtgagctcccacagcaccccctctctgtggctctcttaaatacACATGAATGAACTTTTTATCTGTGTCCTTAGACACAGAAAAAacatttgacacaccacacacacctaaTAAATAGTGCcattttgagataccatccacatttttaaatatcacGGTATATGGTATTACCATTATACTGCCCAACCCAAGTgcaacagactgtagtccacctttTTCTATCCCCATTTTAccctgctctgtagtggtcaGGACACTCCCATCCTATAAGGGTTAACCAGTGAGCAAATAAGCAGTTCATGGCTCAATTAGACCATTCCTACCGTGGACAAGAGACTTCTCTGCTCACGGATGACCGCACAGCATCCCAGGAATCCAGTGACCATGACCAGTGCACCAGCCAGGATGAGGATGTAGGCTGACACAGCGAACGTGCTGGAGGCCAACAAGCTCAGGTAATCTCCTTTATCAATCAGAGTCCAGATACCCACCCCCATCACCACACCTCCAcccatctgagagagagagcaaaagatatacatgcaaaatgaattaaaagtaTAAACTAAAAACACTTCAGTCAATCAATATAAACAGAATACTCAGTTAGCTATAAAATTCAATCCCTCAGTTTTTATTCTATGTATTAGTATTCTTCATAAATTGTCGGAATATATTTACATGGACAGGTATATAATTCAAAGCAACAGAAGTTCATGAGATTTTTCACTGGAATTTATGTCAAGAGATTTAAAAAAGTATAATGATCAATCATCCATCAATCAATGAAGCACAAAACTACCCTTCCATTTGAACTATTAAAAACATTcctcaaatatttttcataaataaattttctcaaatttctCAGCAGTTACAGAGAGGTGAGCTTCCTTGTTATTCTTGCAGAAAGAGGTTAGGCACAACAGTTCTGCACCTATCAATTACCAATCATTACAGAAGATGTACCTATAGGTGATAATGCACCATGTTCCTGTTACTGTTGCAAATGATACAACATCCAAATAATATCTGGTCAGTGGTTCAATGGTGGTTTTCTACTGATGGATTGGGAAATGGATGCAACAATTAGATGTCATACctcaattttaaacatttgatttATGTTTTGAGAACTTAAAGGgtagtttattttaatatttttttatttttcatcattcattcattgtctgtaaccgcttatccagttcagggtcgcggtgggtccagagcctacctggaatcattgggcgcaagggagaGAAACGAAACGACGTGACTAGGAATAAGAAAGACACAAAccgacatgactaggaaacaaaacgacttgACTTGGAGCgggaaagaaacaacatgacatgACTAGGAATGAGAATGAAACAAAACGACGagacttaaatacatgaacagacgagacacacctgaaacagataacgaggcttaaggacaaggaggcggatcaaaggcgggacaagggcagagacatggacaataatagacagagccatgtgcagagagagcacatggcggggaaaacaggcatgacaggacgagtgcGTGACAGTGGAATTGTGTGTTTAAGGAAGAAATGACATTTGTTTGTAactggctgaagtttaacttttttttttttttggctaaagtttagcttttttttggctcaagtttttattcagtgtttgaattaccacaaaaactcaAGTATGTAGAATTatttagatttgtagcacttttagtCTGTGTTTCTTTCATGCAATTCTCCCAAATTTGGCATCAGGTCCACGTTAGGTAAAACAAAATAGCAAAAACAAGttatattacccacctatggtgCAGAGCAGAGCATGAGAAAGCCTAGTATACCAGGCATAACATAACtgtgtttttagccatttacagacacagagGCTTCGTAACACATTAGACCAAATTCAAGCATGGAAACCAACTGGAGAGCAAGCAAATAGcaaggaaacatcctcagaattttataaagtttttttttttttttccattaacaTCATGAACGTTGCCTTTAACACAGAGGTGTAATtgatagttctacaattactgactatagaccatctgttgctctgcaagcTTTGTTAACTCCCCATCACCCTGTTCTGTGATCATAACCCACAAAAAGACAACAGATTTTATTATGGTATTATGGGAttgttctcagtgctgcagtgccaCTGATGTCATAGTGTGTTGTAATGGTATAattggatcagacatagcagtgctgttggagtttaaACCCCTCACTGTGAATAGTCGtccaatcaaaaatatccagccagcagtGTCCTACGAACAGCATCATTTAACCAATGATGGACTAGAGaataaccaacacaaactgtgaagcaacagatgagctactaccTCTGACTTTGTAtatacaaggtggaccaaacaTATTTGTCTACGGTGTTTAAAAATTTCAGGAACACTGTCTGAACCACTTTTCACACTGGCAACATGTTGCCATCACCACATATCAGTGCAGTGctataatccaccacccaaataataccagATTTCGGGTGGTCCTATACGCAGCACTGAGCAAACATAGGAAACACTATTCAGTTATATGACAATGGCCAATACCTTTCTTAGTCCTGGCAAAAAACACTGAATCTAATGTGTTTCTGGAGCATTTTATAGGTTTCCACACTTGTGTTTTTA is part of the Hoplias malabaricus isolate fHopMal1 chromosome 4, fHopMal1.hap1, whole genome shotgun sequence genome and encodes:
- the tspan11 gene encoding tetraspanin-11, with product MGSMYKDDQDDWITVCLKYLLFVFNFLFWMGGGVVMGVGIWTLIDKGDYLSLLASSTFAVSAYILILAGALVMVTGFLGCCAVIREQRSLLSTYFSCLLLIFLIELVAGILAYVYYQKLSEELKQHLSETMTKNYAQPGKEGITQAVDRLQQDFKCCGSNNSFDWQSSVYILSPEAKKRVVPDSCCKTITPQCGYRDHPSNIYKVEGGCITKLEQFLADHLLIIGAVGIGVACLQICGMVFTCCLHRRIKLDPY